caatattttattttcttaagtTTTGGTAGATGTAGGGATTTGGTAGATGTAGGGATTTGAGTAGTGACTCCATTCTCTGGTCTGTATTGACTTGAAGTTGTGAATATAATTTTTCATATTATGTTTTAAAACATTCTTTAATTTCTTGAATGTGGTGGTAAATGATCTTGTATATTGCATTATCTGCCCGTTGTTTCCTTAGCTTGTATGCTAATAGTTTTGAATATTTGCAGCCTCCTTCATAGTACTTTTTTGTGTATAGCAATGTCTTTTGAATCTCTTGAGAATATAATTCTTCAATCtggtttgttttcctttttatttctattttaacctTTGGGTCTGTTTATTTATGTACAGATTCCAAGTTTTTGAGTTCAGTCTGGAGAgtcttctctttgttttttaagaagaGATGTCACTGCGATCACCACGCTTCTCATAACTGCCTTGCAGGCATCCCAGAGTATGGGCGGAGAAACTTCACCATTATCATTAAACTCCAAGTATTCTCGAATTTCTTTTACAAACTGTTGTGTCCTGCTGTTGTCGAGTACATTAGGGTTTCGTCTCCAGTGTGTAAGCTTCCTTCTATTGGTCATTTTCAGGGACAAATAGAGTGGGCAGTGATCTGAGAGGTCCATTGCTCCAATATGTCTTAAACTTTGTTACTGTCTGttccaaacaataaaaaataatgattttttttattttttgggggcgaGATATTCTTGCCCGAGTTGAGTCAAGGTTTGTTTTAAGCGGAGTATTAAAGTCATCAGCACATATTAAAGTCCCCTGGGTTTCACTTGCTATCGTTTCAATTACCTATGTATAAAATTTGATTTTGAACCAGGAGGGATATACACATTGTATAGGGTAAACAAATTTCCATAAACTTTCCCACGAATCATTAGGAATCTACCTTTCTTGTCTTTTAATAGTAGATATATGTTTGTATGTCACCTTTCCTGGATTTAATATTACAACTCCCCTAGTGTGTTTGGATCTATTTGAGGAGGAGAAGACAGATTTAAACCCCTGTCTTTTGAGTTTTTCATGCTCAGCTTCCATCAGGTGGGTTTCTTGCAGAAATGCAATATctatgttttctctttttagttTAAGAAGGGGTTTGCTCTGTTTGACTGGGCTGCGAAGCCCATTCACATTTAGAGACACTACTTTCATTTTCTGGACCCGTAATGTACCAGCTTATGTCTAGAATGGTATGATGCTATACCCTCAACAAAAGCAGATTTCCCTtgtagaaaaaatacaaaaaaagcccCTGTTCTGAACAAGCATTTAGTCATCATAATAAATGTGACAACTTCCTGTAGCAGAGGAACCTTTGTCCCTCTAAAGCCTCTGTTGGTGGGTGGAAGGGAAAATCCCTCCTGGATGGATGAGACCCTCCTCAGTGGTTTCTCCTGGACCTGCTTTCCAAGTCGGTGACTTTTTCTTTCAGCCTGCGTTGCTCTTTCAACAGACTCAGCAGAGCCTCTTTCGTTGCTGCCCCGCTTGTTTCCATATCGGAAATGCACACCCCCGCCTCGGTGATCGCAGGGTCACGACCCTGGAGCCTGGCCCTGACTTCCGTTAGCTTCTGGTGTCGCTCTTGTCTCAGTGTCGCTAGCTCGTCCTTGAAATCCTTCTTTAAATCTCCCTTGAGGCCAGAGATAACTAAATGAACGTCTTTTTTTGAAGTCGCAAATGTTCTTTGATTAGGTAGTTCCCGATGCAGCTTGTCTGCAGACTCACCGCCATCTCCGCTAGCTAGCAGATTTTGATTGTTCAGTTACCCTCTCTCTCCGGATCGTATcctcttttttttgcaaagaggTGATACTGTGACATGCTTTCATGTTTCATGTCATGTATTTTTGTCCACCCACAGAATTGatagccatttaaaaaaaaaaatcttttgggcCAAATTCATCTTTagaacaaataaaaactaaacttcaTACTCCAAATGGTGCCTACCAAGGAGCTAATGGGATACACACTTGTTAGGAAGAATTTTAGAATGGAAATCAGCCTTTCTCCTCAATCGGAATAACCATGGTAGCTACATTATGACCCCCAATGACTTgaaacttttttactttttaactttgtttagTGACCCAGATGCCTCCCAGGCCATCAAGTGTGCAGTCAGATGGGAGTCTACACCCTGCAATGAGCCAGTCTCCTATGGCCCAGGACAGAGGTATGCTGCAGTCTAAACGTAAAGTGGTCATAGATTAGTATGTCGAGAGTTTTTGCCGTAGCATCTGAATCTGAGCATTTTCTCCTTCCTTTGCCCTCTTTCAGGGTTCATGCAGAGAAACCCTCAGATGACTTATGGCTCCCCCCAGTCAGCCTCTGCACTGTCTCCACGCCAGTCTTCAGGGGGACAGATGCATCCTGGGATGGGCCCATATCAGCAGAACAACTCCATGGGTGGCTATGGACAGCAGGGAGGACAATATGGCCCCCAAGGTATGAACTTTCAAATTGTCTCTTGAGCATTTTTAGTTTTGAAATTCTGTCCTGATGTTGTAAAAAGATCAATTGTAAAAGGGCCTTTAGAGGTGGAATTTGTAAGGATTAAGTTGTAATTTTTCTAGAGGTTTTCCACTTAATTTACTATCTATTCACAAAGTTTTCTCATGTGCATTTCCTATTAGACAAACCTATGGAATATATCTCCCCTGCCTCATAGGAATACCATGCTATCGTTGGTCCCTCCCTCTGACTCTGTTGCAGCTATTTATAGCTGTGAAGCAGAGAGTCAGCTGACGTAGCAGAGCCTCCTGTCAGTAGAGCTGAGGCTGTGACGAAGGCTTGTTGCTCAGGGTGCATAGCTCTCTCTGCTAGCACACTGTAGGGAAAAAAGTCTGCCTCACACAGCTCTTAAGGAAAATACTCTCCCATAGCTATAACAATTCAGTTTCAATATTGAACACAAATAAACTTCTCAATGATTTCTACAGACCAGTATACAAAAACAGCCAAGGGATTTCTTTacctgattttgttttgttataatgtCATCCTTAGGTTATCCCCGTCAACCGGGCTATAGCAACATGCCCAACGCAAACTACACTGGGCCAGGCATAGGCCCAATGAACTCCATGGCAGGACAGGGTGCGGGGCCGCCATATTCTGGCATGCCCCCAGGAAGGATGCCTCCTAATCAAATGGGGGCACGTCCTTACGGCCCCAATATGGGTCCAAATATGGGGCCCAACATGGGTCCAAACATCCCTCCTAACATGGGCAACATGCCACCCCAGGTAGGCTCAGGAATGTGTCCTCCTCCAGGCATGAACAGAAAGCCCCAGGACCCCGCAGCCATGCAGCACCCTGCCACCAACTCCATGCACAACAGGTTGGTTTATGATCAATCCTCATGTGCCGACCTTTATTCCCTTCACACAAGGAAGGACTTATGCTTAAATATGAGATACCTGTACcatattttgtcacttttatgaatacAAGatgcttatttattttctgttctcTCCAGGATGCCTGGTTACCCAAACATGTCTCCAGGTATGATAGGCTCCGGCCCACCCTATGGCCCTCCCATGAACAACATGCCTGGGATGATGAACACTCAAGGTGGATCACCTTATCCTATGGGGCCAAACATGGCCAATAACTCAAGTGGTAAGCTGTAGAGATGACTGCTCctattattctcttttttggTGGCAATTTAACAGCTAATTGCAATCCCCATCATTGTGTCTAGGTATGGCCCCCAGTCCAGAAGTGAACAATAAGATGAATAACAAAGTAGATGGTAGTGGAACTCCCAAGCCAGAGCCCAAATCTAAGGTAACCTGTCTAGTACATATTGTAACAACAGTACTTTGGAAACTCACTGAAAGTCAAAGGTCTTCTGTTCGTGCATATTTAAAAGTTGcactctgtttaaaaaaaaaatatttgtatttctcTTGCACAATACAGAAGTCCAACTCTTCGACCACAACCAATGAAAAGATAACCCGTCTGTATGAGTTAGGACCAGAGCCAGACAGAAAGATGTGGGTGGACCGTTATTTGGCCTTCATTGAAGAGAAAGCCATGGGCATGACCAACCTGCCCGCTGTAGGACGCAAACCTCTCGACCTTTTTCGTCTTTATATGTCAGTCAAAGAGATCGGCAGCATGGCACAGGTTAATGTGgcctttttaaatacaataataaaaaatagttcATTTATTCCCTGCCCCCAATTGTAATCTCTATTATAAttctttcttcttgtgtttcttCCAGGTGAGTAAGAATAAGAAATGGCGTGATCTGGCCACTTCCCTGAATGTGGGCACATCCAGCAGTGCTGCTAGTTCTTTGAAGAAACAGTACATCCAGTGTCTGTACGCCTTTGAGTGCAAAATTGAGCGTGGTGAGGACCCTCCTCCTGAGATTTTCACAGACAACAAAAAGAACCAAGCTGCTAAGGTCCAGCCACCCTCTCCAGGTAAGTGCCATAGTCGAGCCATCTTTTCAACTAAACATGTTTCAGTGCAGTTCCAGTTCAGTAACCCACATTCATGCACTTTAAAACCAACCAACATACATAATTTGCAGTGTTTGAGTTTCATTAAAGTCATGTACCGTGTCCATCTGCTCCTCTTTTATTTCGAACTGAAGCGTCCCTCTGCTCCACAGCTGGGTCAGGCTCTCTGCAGGGTCCTCAGACACCCCAGTCCACCAGCAGCTCCATGGCTGAAGGGGGGGACCTGAAACCTCCCACTCCAGCCTCCACTCCTCATACCCAGATGCCCCCCATGCCACCAGGGCCCAGGTGACTCTAGTTAAACACATCTCTGACCTTAGGTCATTTGATTTGAggctaaaaaatacattttgattagagaaactcatttatttttctttacgCCTGTTCCCACTTTATCTCCTCATTTCCCCTCCCTTTCACCCCTGCTTCTCTCTAGGAGCAGCGTTAACCTGCAGGACCCCTTCTCTGAAGGAAGTGACCCTGCTTTTCCCAGGAAGAACATGACGCCCAACTCTGCCTATCAGGCTGGCATGAACACACCAGACATGCAAGGACGCATGGGCACCTACGAACCCAACAAGGACCCCTTTGGTAACATGCGGAAAGGTGGGCACACTGAATGGACGAGAGCTGAATGGATCATGTTATTCTAAAAACAACTGAACTTACGTAATTAGCCTTTCAGTTAATCAGATTCTCAATGGGCTTTAATTTTGAATGCATTTCCAGTCGGGGAGCACTTTCTACCTGCCAACCAGGGCCCGAACAGCGGGGTGGGTgaccaacagcagcagcaaccgccacagcagcagcagcagcagcctccgTTTAACAGAGGACCGCCTGGGTCCATTGGCACAATGCCAATGGGGCCCAGACAGCAGTTTCCCTATGGACCAGGCTACGACAGGAGGTAAGAATCATTGAATGGAAGATGGCATTTTCAAGGTCATTGAACCTTGCTGAAAATATCCAGCAGCTTTTATTATGTTCAGTCACACCACATCAAAGTTCCTGTGCAGGTCAGGAAAAGTAACTCAAAGGCTGAAttggtttatttgcatttcaagAAATGCATTCAGGCTTCTTACACGTTCAACTGTGCTTTGAGTGGATGATTTACTGTCAGGGATGGACAAAGTTTTATTAGTTGAAACCAGAACCAAATACTATCTTCAAATTCAGTCAAGCCCATCTGAAAAATGTTGcgattttgtgaaaaaaagatgAGGTTGGACTGTGCATCATGTTGCTTTCATGTCTCTGCCCATCCTGTGAGTCCACTTTACTCTATATTGTTTGGGAAATGGTAATCATTggtcctattttttttttttttgttgaagtctattatttattattcattttactTTGTAATGTTGCTCACTGACATGAGTGTGTCATGCGCTGAATTTGTGCTGCTTTGAATTATAAATAAATCGCAACCAAAGTATTTAGAGTGTTGTGATTCtaacctttgtttttttgtttctaacGAAATTTTTATTCTGTGTGTAGCAAAATATgcctgggggggaaaaaagcttagtgtgtgttttgttctgGTTTTCACAGATCAGAGCAAGGAATGGGCCCAGAGGGCAACATGGGATCCGGTGCTCCTCAGCCAAACCCTATGATACCTGCCAATGCCGACACTGGGATGTATTCGCCAAATCGCTTCCCACCACAGCAGCCACGGTCAGTGCACTTATTAGCGAAGCTTCTTGGATTTACAGCTACTGTCAATGGAAACTACTAATTCTTCATATAAAAGAAGCACATTGCTTTCAGTTCTTCAGTGTCATCAAAAGAAAACCATTTCATCCTGTTGTACGATGATGTTGGACACAACGTATTTTAACATTTCGAGCTTGGCAAATCAACAATTAAATTACATTAGAATTTTGTCTCTTTGAATCTTCACAGCTCTTTGGTTTGGGCTTGTTGTATGTGATGTGAAATACAGTATGAGCTCAGTTTGgatgattttaaatgtgtaaattccttcttctttttttgtctggtATTAAGTAGTAGGCAGTACAAGTATTTATATACAGCATTTACATTTTGCCTTTgtatttaataatattattatagatTGAACACAAAGTAACTTGTGATGTCTTCATCACAAATTCATCACTGAGCCAAAATGTTGACCGTGTGTAGGACAGTTGGCCATGATTTAATCCAGTGAGTTAAAACGTGCACAGTATTTTCATGATCAAACTGAGGATGCATAATGTTTGCAGGCATGATTCCTATGGTAATCAGTATCCTGGACAGGGAACGCCCCCTACAGGCTCCTATCCCAATCAGCAGCCTGGAATGTACCCACAGCAACAACAGGTCATTGATCCATCTGCACTACACTAACTCTAGCTATGCTCAATACACACTTTTTTTGGTTTAGTGTATTATTTTGTCTTTGAGTAAGCTGCTATCatattttagattttgttttgaaGAGGCAATTGTTTCGAACTGAAATGGTGTGTAATAATTCTCACTTTGAACTTTTTGATGGGTAGAGTTACAAGCGTCCTGTGGAAGGGGGTTATCCTCCACCCAAACGCCATGAGACGGAGTACAGTGGTCCCTTCCATGGTGGACAACAACCACCACCGCAGCAACAGCCAGGAGGTACCTCTGCACCCTCTTCAGGACAGCAGGAGTACAATCAGTACAGCGGCAATGGACCCTACCCCGGCTCGGATCGCCGTCCACCTGGCCCAGGCAATCAGTTTCCATTTCCCTTTGGTCGTGAACGTATGCCGGTAGCGACGGGGCCCAACGCTCAGCCCAACATGCCCCCTCAGATGATGCAGTCAGGCCCTGAGGGACCTCAGGGAGGTATTTGGCAGGGACCGCGAGACATGAACTATCAGAGCTACCCCAGCCGACAGGGTGGCCCTGGGGGCCCACCCCAGGGACCCGGCTACCCTGGCATGAACCGCTCTGAGGAGATGATGTCATCAGAACAGCGCATGAATCATGATGGACAGTGGGGGGGTCAGATGGGCCCGCGGCAGCCTCCTTATGGTCCAGCAGGGCCTGGCCAACCTATGCCTCGTTCAGTACAGCCCAACTACCAGCCCCTTCAGGGTGTGCAGAACCACATTCCACAGGTGTCCAGCCCGGCCTCCATGCCCCGGCCCATGGATAGCAGGACATCACCTAGTAAATCTCCCTATATACACGGAGTAATGAAGATGCAGAAGGCTGGCCCTCCAGTGCCTGCGTCTCACATAGTGCCCCCTCCGGTGCAGTCGCCTCTAATAAGACGAGACATGCCTTTTCCCCCAGGCTCTATAGAAGCGTCACATCCTGTCCTTAAACCACGTCGGAGACTCACAGTGAAAGATATTGGTATGACTAAAGATTATGAATATTGAACTTCTTATTGTCAGCACTGCCTGATGCTGCTTAGTCCAGCTATATTGTTCTCTATTGTTTCTTACAGTGTAccaattgtgttttgtttttttgtcctggCTTTTTAGGTACCCCTGAGGCCTGGAGAGTTATGATGTCATTAAAGTCTGGTTTATTGGCTGAGAGTACGTGGGCCTTAGATACCATCAACATTCTCCTGTATGATGACAACAGTATTTCCACCTTTGATCTCAACACGGTGAGACTTCACACTGAGCCCTTAATGATGGTTTATAACTGCACTCTATGTGTAGTGATCATGTCTAATATGTTCTATTTCTATGTTCTTTCTTCAGTTGCCTGGCCTACTAGAGTTGGTGGTTGAGTATTTCAGACGCTGTCTCATTGAAATCTTTGGTATTCTTCGGGAGTATGAGGTGGGAGACCCTGGCCAGAGGACACTGCTTGATCCTGATGCCTTGAAACAAGACTGGGACAGTGCAGAAGAAGAACAGCGGGCTGAGGACATGGAACAAGAAGAAGTAGATGacgaagaagaggaggaaagggaaacGGAGGGGCCAGCTCgtgtgaaggaggaggaggaggaggagcaggatcAGTGCACTGAGTCTCGGGGTCGAGATGAGAAAACGGAAGATGAGGAGAGGAAGAGCAAGGGGTCTTCATCTGAACAGACGGGCTCATCGCAATCCTTAGCTGCCAGTGAGAGACCCAAACAGGCCAGCAAGTTTGACAAGTTTCCTCTAAAGGTGGTACGAAAGAAAGATCCATTTGCGACTAGCAAGTTAAATAATCACGGCAAACTGCAAGAGTTTGACAGTGGGCTACTTCATTGGAGCGCTGGAGGCGGAGACTCAACAGACCACATCCAGACTCACTTTGAACCACGCAAAGACTTCTTGGAACCCCGAGAACGAGTATCTGTGCCCTCAAATTTGCTGAAGCAACGAGTCCCAGAAGAAATGTCACTGGAAAATTGTTTGCCATCtgaggaggagaaaaggaagaatcaagatgaagaagagaggCCAAAAGAGACGGCTTCCCCAGAGAAGGCCAGCTCCTCACACAGcactgaggaggagaggaaaacagaTTTGGAGACAATGACAGTTGAGAAAGTTGCCAAAATTCACCAGGAGAATAATAGACCTATTCCTTTCCCCGGCAGTGTTTTAACCCAGCAGGCACAGCAGACTGGCACCATCCTGGAGGATGAGCCTCACAGTAAAGATGAGGGGCCACTCGTTGCACTGGCTAACTGGCAGGATTCTTTAGCCCGTCGCTGCATTTGTGTCTCCAATATAATCCGCAGCCTCTCCTTTGTGCCAGGCAATGACCACGAGATGTCCAAACATCCAGGGCTACTGCTGTTACTGGGACGCCTGATCCTACTCCACCACAGGCACCCTGAGCGCAAACAAGCTCCGCTCACCTACGAGAAAGATGAGGACTCGGATGAGGGAATGGGCCAAAGGGATGAATGGTGGTGGGATTGCTTGGAGCTCCTGAGGGAGAACACACTGGTCACTTTGGCGAACATCTCAGGCCAACTGGACCTCTCCATTTACCCAGAGAGCATCTGCTTGCCTCTGTTGGATGGTCTTCTCCACTGGGCTGTCTGCCCGTCAGCAGAGGCCCAGGACCCCTTCCCCACCCTCGGCCCCCACAGTGCTTTGTCACCTCAGAGACTGGTTCTGGAGACACTAAGCAAGCTAAGCATTCAAGATAACAATGTGGACCTCATCTTGGCCACTCCGCCATTCAGTCGGTTGGAGAAGCTATATGGGAACCTTGTGCGGCTAATCGGAGACAGGAAGGTTGCGGTCTGCAGGGAGATGGCCGTGGTCCTACTGGCCAACCTGGCCCAGGGTGATACTGTGGCAGCCAGAGCAATCGCTGTTCAGAAAGGCAGTGTGGGCAACCTGCTGGGCTTCCTAGAAGATAGTCTGGCTGCCACACAGCTCCAGCAGAGCCAGAGCTCTCTACTACACCTACAGGGGATGCACTTCGAGCCCACAAGCCCGGACATGATGCGGCGAGCTGCTCGGGCTCTGCACGCCTTAGCCAAGGTGGAGGAGAACCACTCAGAGTTCACACTACAAGAGTCCCGACTCCTCGACCTTTCAGTGTCTCCCATAATGAACTCACTGGTTTCTCATGTTATCTGTGATGTACTCTTTTTGATTGGCCAGTCATGACAGCTGTAGGGAGCCATGGCTCcactttttgggggttttatcCCAAATCCCCACTTCCCTGGAAACCTGGCTTGTGTGGGCAAGGAAAGTTCAAGTGACTGTCTTTTAATTTATGAAAATCCTTCGGACTCCATTCTCTGAGCCCTCCCCAGGCCGTCCTTGCTTGAGGAGGGTCATCACTGAGCTGTGGTGGATTACAAACCAGAGAGAGGCCTACAAAGTGACACTACTTGCAACATGAATGGCAACTGGATGACACAGAGCACCACGGTTGGGAGACTGTTCTGCACTTGGGGGGAAAAGTACTTtttaataaagataaataaatgaataaataaataaatagctgaaaaacaaaaactgtaacCAAAGTTGCTGTCTCGTTTACAGTGAGTTTGGGAGACACCATGTGCCCTAGCTCTCCCCTCGAGGGCACAATGAGTCTGTAACTGGTTGACGTTCAGAGGTGAAGCAGACTGACGAGTGGCCTACTGGTTATAGTTGCTGTAGTTGGATTTTCACCAGTCAGCCCGACAGTAGACCAAGTGCTGTCAATAGACACCTTCACCGGGGAGGCCTGTGCAGTGTGCAGTAGATTGTAGGACATTTTCTGTACCGTACTGCTCTTGAGTGTAAGCATTCTGTAAACACGGttcacacagaaacagaagatGCAGCTCTTTAGAGTTTTGAGGTCATTTTAGTTTGGTGTTAAACAAAATGGCTTTCTTCCCCAAAGTATCAAGAACCTACAACACCCTTACCTCCTCTTATCCCTTGATTGTATGAATACCCTTATGAAAAGAAATCGCCTCTTAGGACTGGTTTTCAACTTCAATTACAGCATTGCTGTGGTGTATATATAACGTTGTACATTACACTTcctttctctgtgtctgtctctgtctgtgtcactATTCTCACACTTGTTATTGGTGAGGGATTGAGGCTGACATATGAGTTTGGTCTGTGACCTCCAGTCCCCGCTGATTTAGACCCACACCTCTGGTGTCTCCACAGCTCCGTAGTACAGCAGACACGACTCAAACCTGTTATATCCTGgtacaacaaaataaactagATGAAGTACACATTTGACAATTTTTCTTCAGTCATGGATTCTGCATATTTGTATTTCAGACTATGTAGCTAAGACAACATGTAAATtcctccctttcccttttttggcTCAATGAATATCATTTATTCAGTATGAAATCTTTATACTATATGTTCCACGTGGTAAGAATAAATGTACATTAAATCTTCGTAAGCTGTTTGATGGTTTTGTTCTTTTGGATTAGTGACCTCTTCCGGACAAACAATCCCAACTAATGTGTGAGTTTACATAAAATTTGGTTCAAAAGAATTTATGAAATACACGCTTCTCACCTTAGTGCTCAGGAAACTTGAAGAAAACATGGTCTTAATTGGTTGATTCAATTGTTGACGTGGAAATGCATTAGCTATATTACTGTGTGGTGAGTCACTAACACTACATGACATAAAGCCTGAAGAAGGGGACTGCACATAGGCTCTCTCTGAGAGAACTCAATATTTAAATCTCGGCATTTTAGCTGATCAGTAACCAAACAAAGGGTAAGAAACCATTTCCTATTCATGTTAATGTACATCAGATAGAGGAACGAGAAAATCACTGTtataaaagcattttatgagcgTACTTAAAAGGAATGTGTAAACAGATGAACCATACATGCAAGCCAAATAAAGTTACTACactaaaaagacagaaagctCAACCTCACGTTTCGAACGAAGGATAATCTACTTGCACCACTTGAAAAACCAGTCCATTAGGCTGTTTGGCGCTCCGCCTGCTGGAAAGAATAAATATTTCACCCTTCACGTGACCGAAAGAGACAACCATAGACTATAAAATGACGACcttattttttaaagtctaTGGACACGGTGTTACGGAAAAGCTGATTATAACTGgttataaaatgtaagtaaataTAGGTTAAACTATCATTGATattattttcctaaacttatgcaataaaacaaatcattgtGCATGTAGCAGAAAATAAATGGGTTATCGCATCTGGGCtcattaacttttattttgaaatgagtTTGCTGACACCGGAAGTGAAAAGTTCCATTCGAAACGGAGCAGAGCTGCTGCAGTATTGAGGATGTGAGGACAAAGATTGCACCTGAGAAAACAACCCGAAAACAAACGCTGCTTGACGACGGTTATCGGTCTAATAAAATTAGTTCTTACCTTCACTTAATTTTTATAAAAGCAATGACAACGCGAAACTTCCAGAATGTCATTCGTCAAGTAAATTGTCCTAGCTAGCAATGTTTTATAGACAATATGACGAATCCAGTAGTGACTGTCTCGTAGCAGCGACAATGCTCAGGCCTGTCATAGCCGGCTTTTTCAGATTTTCTCCGTCACATCAATGACTATGGATGTCAGAGCAGTTTTGGAGTTTGCCACAGTTACCAGGGGTCTGTCGTTGTTTTTGCAGGTACGTTTTAGCCAAGTTGGATGTGAATGTTACAAGATGCCAATCTCGTTTCCCCATTTTATAGCTATAGTGTTTATCAACAGTTAACCCTCATTTTCTCTGATGTTGAAGTCACCTTGGTAGTTATGTTTCTGTGGGGTAAAGTTAGCTAATGAGTGGTGCTCAGGGAAGTACTGTACACCTGTGTGCTTTGTTTCTCTGTACAACAAAACATGTTggcatcatttattttaatgttaaatatgtcTCCTCAGGCTGTCTTCAATGCTGTCATCCCTGACCATGATGC
The Etheostoma spectabile isolate EspeVRDwgs_2016 chromosome 6, UIUC_Espe_1.0, whole genome shotgun sequence genome window above contains:
- the arid1aa gene encoding AT-rich interactive domain-containing protein 1A isoform X5, encoding MAAQVASAATLNTSPPSELKKPDRDNKEESVPGEKQSDKKLPGLDSGSPGRGDLQDGADGRNAGGGGEPEMKNGNGNPPRANNNNQNDSVGPEGNNHPGLVHHHGTAFSPPSYGYSQHYGRAPFHQHGGQQSPGMAAAAGPVVQSSNMMDPYQPNSHEHGFSNHQFNNYNPFPNRTPYPGQAYAMNSPRSTQAPTAGGQPANVKQQPPAGGPTAMAGSYSNQRYNIGNPQPTSTPTLNKLLTSPSATRGYPNYPSNDYSSQEGANKGPADMGSSGLYGGSNPGWQQRSHHPSPMSPGSAGQPLVRNQPPGPIDPMAKMRGQPYGAGSPYNQQAPQGPPTGPQQGPGYPGQGYGPPGPQRFPVGMQGRTPGSMGSMSYGPQMGSYGQQGPGGYGSQSQAPYYGQPGQAPHPSQQQTPYSQPPSVQPGGQTPYPGQTHPPPTSAPHNQGAQPYQQPHMPPQSQGQLPGPSQGPPQSQPPYSQTSAPQSGQSLYAQQQGPPNQAPQPPSSQEPAGPQGQSNYPGSTQGPQPPPSQQQQAQSQPPQQPSGHSQHPQGQPAAYPPNPQQPQQQQAQQSPYQRFPPPQQQEVSQDSFQSSAPPSTQPKTGPEDSQGRPSSLPVSFAFRPRDLSGSIDDLPTGAEGALSPGVSTSGVSSSQGEQSNQAQSPFSPHTSPHLPGIRGPSPSPAGSPASASTPRTGPLSPANMPVTQMPPRPSSVQSDGSLHPAMSQSPMAQDRGFMQRNPQMTYGSPQSASALSPRQSSGGQMHPGMGPYQQNNSMGGYGQQGGQYGPQGYPRQPGYSNMPNANYTGPGIGPMNSMAGQGAGPPYSGMPPGRMPPNQMGARPYGPNMGPNMGPNMGPNIPPNMGNMPPQVGSGMCPPPGMNRKPQDPAAMQHPATNSMHNRMPGYPNMSPGMIGSGPPYGPPMNNMPGMMNTQGGSPYPMGPNMANNSSGMAPSPEVNNKMNNKVDGSGTPKPEPKSKKSNSSTTTNEKITRLYELGPEPDRKMWVDRYLAFIEEKAMGMTNLPAVGRKPLDLFRLYMSVKEIGSMAQVSKNKKWRDLATSLNVGTSSSAASSLKKQYIQCLYAFECKIERGEDPPPEIFTDNKKNQAAKVQPPSPAGSGSLQGPQTPQSTSSSMAEGGDLKPPTPASTPHTQMPPMPPGPSVNLQDPFSEGSDPAFPRKNMTPNSAYQAGMNTPDMQGRMGTYEPNKDPFGNMRKVGEHFLPANQGPNSGVGDQQQQQPPQQQQQQPPFNRGPPGSIGTMPMGPRQQFPYGPGYDRRSEQGMGPEGNMGSGAPQPNPMIPANADTGMYSPNRFPPQQPRHDSYGNQYPGQGTPPTGSYPNQQPGMYPQQQQSYKRPVEGGYPPPKRHETEYSGPFHGGQQPPPQQQPGGTSAPSSGQQEYNQYSGNGPYPGSDRRPPGPGNQFPFPFGRERMPVATGPNAQPNMPPQMMQSGPEGPQGGIWQGPRDMNYQSYPSRQGGPGGPPQGPGYPGMNRSEEMMSSEQRMNHDGQWGGQMGPRQPPYGPAGPGQPMPRSVQPNYQPLQGVQNHIPQVSSPASMPRPMDSRTSPSKSPYIHGVMKMQKAGPPVPASHIVPPPVQSPLIRRDMPFPPGSIEASHPVLKPRRRLTVKDIGTPEAWRVMMSLKSGLLAESTWALDTINILLYDDNSISTFDLNTLPGLLELVVEYFRRCLIEIFGILREYEVGDPGQRTLLDPDALKQDWDSAEEEQRAEDMEQEEVDDEEEEERETEGPARVKEEEEEEQDQCTESRGRDEKTEDEERKSKGSSSEQTGSSQSLAASERPKQASKFDKFPLKVVRKKDPFATSKLNNHGKLQEFDSGLLHWSAGGGDSTDHIQTHFEPRKDFLEPRERVSVPSNLLKQRVPEEMSLENCLPSEEEKRKNQDEEERPKETASPEKASSSHSTEEERKTDLETMTVEKVAKIHQENNRPIPFPGSVLTQQAQQTGTILEDEPHSKDEGPLVALANWQDSLARRCICVSNIIRSLSFVPGNDHEMSKHPGLLLLLGRLILLHHRHPERKQAPLTYEKDEDSDEGMGQRDEWWWDCLELLRENTLVTLANISGQLDLSIYPESICLPLLDGLLHWAVCPSAEAQDPFPTLGPHSALSPQRLVLETLSKLSIQDNNVDLILATPPFSRLEKLYGNLVRLIGDRKVAVCREMAVVLLANLAQGDTVAARAIAVQKGSVGNLLGFLEDSLAATQLQQSQSSLLHLQGMHFEPTSPDMMRRAARALHALAKVEENHSEFTLQESRLLDLSVSPIMNSLVSHVICDVLFLIGQS